The following DNA comes from Planctomycetota bacterium.
TAATCGGACGCGCCGGGCCGCCCCCTCGAGGTCATTCACGAGCAAAGCCGCCGCCCCCGACGCCGGACCTTCCAGGGCCTCGAGAATGGCGGTCGCCTCCGGCCGGCCGTTCACGCTTTCCGCCAGGCGGTCCAGCGCCGCATACACGTCGACCGTCGCCAGGCCATAGTCCGGCCAGGCGAGCGCAAGCCACCACGGCGACCGCGCCCGCACCGCCTCCAGCTGTTCCCCGCGCCCGCGCAGGATCGCCACGGGCGAGCCGAAGAAGAACGGCACGTCGCTTCCGATGCTCGCCCCCAGGCGCGCCAGGTCCTCGCGCGCGAGATTTAGACCCCACAGCGCGCTCAGGGCGACGAGCGTCGCGGCCGCGTCCGCCGACCCGCCGCCGAACCCCCGGCCGGGCGGAATCCGTTTCTCCAGGCGCACCCGCGCGCCCGCGCGCGTCCCGCTCTCGGTCCGCAGCAACCGGGCGGCGCGGAGCACCAGATTGTCCTCGCCGGCGGAAACGGGGATTCCTTCGCACGCGAGATGAAGGTCGTCCGACGCGCGAAACTCCAGCACGTCGAACAGCGTGACGGCCGCCACGACGCTTTCCAGGTCGTGATACCCGTCGGGCCGGCGGCCGAGAACCCGCAGCGTCAGGTTCACCTTGGCCGGGGCCTGGACCGTCAGTCCGGCGTCCAATGGTGCCGTCTCGAGCATGATGACCGCCCCTGCCGGCTCGTAGAGATGCGAAGCCAACGGCCTCGTCTCCTGTCCGGCGCGGTGCCTCTGCCTACATGATAAACCGGCCGGGGTGGGAAAGTCAACGCGGCTCTCGGGTTTGACCTTGCCTTTGGACCGGCGAACACCCCGAGCGCCCGGGCAGGATGGGAGGGGGAGACGGATCGCGAATGCCGTCAGACCACCAGTTCCTTGAGCGCAGGAAGGATGAGGAACAACAGGCAGTGGACTTCAACCCAAAGGGCACCCTGAAGCCAACGACCGGCCTGGGCGCCGTCGCCGGCCCGCGTGTCCCGCAGGCCGAACCACCGGGGAACCGTCTGCATGTAACACCGGTAGCGCTCGCCGAAGTTGGCCGACAGGCGACTCTCCTCGTAACGAACGACTACCGAGTAAACGAGCGCGCACCAAATCACCGTAGGAACCATCAGCCAAGGGACCTCCATCAACCATACCAACGCCGCGATCATCGCCGTGTTCGCCAGGTAAATCGGATTGCGGCTATAGCGGTACGGCCCAGTCACGGTGAGGACCTTGTGACCACTCAGACGATAGTGCAGATGGCACTGGGCCCATATCCGAACCGCCATCGCCGCCAGAAACAACGCTCCGCCGATCGCCCAAGTCGTTGTGTCATTCTCAAGTTCGCCGTAGGAACACAAGAAAGCGACGACGACGGGTAGCGCCGCCAACCACCCCCGCAACTTAAACACGGCCTTTGTCGGCATGACAATCCGACCTTCACCATCTCCCCCTGAGGAAGAACGCACTATTATGCTATAGTCTGCCGGCGGGCCTGTCAACCGTCCTCGGCCGGCCCGGCGGGCTGACCGA
Coding sequences within:
- the ispE gene encoding 4-(cytidine 5'-diphospho)-2-C-methyl-D-erythritol kinase codes for the protein MASHLYEPAGAVIMLETAPLDAGLTVQAPAKVNLTLRVLGRRPDGYHDLESVVAAVTLFDVLEFRASDDLHLACEGIPVSAGEDNLVLRAARLLRTESGTRAGARVRLEKRIPPGRGFGGGSADAAATLVALSALWGLNLAREDLARLGASIGSDVPFFFGSPVAILRGRGEQLEAVRARSPWWLALAWPDYGLATVDVYAALDRLAESVNGRPEATAILEALEGPASGAAALLVNDLEGAARRVRL
- a CDS encoding isoprenylcysteine carboxylmethyltransferase family protein, with the protein product MPTKAVFKLRGWLAALPVVVAFLCSYGELENDTTTWAIGGALFLAAMAVRIWAQCHLHYRLSGHKVLTVTGPYRYSRNPIYLANTAMIAALVWLMEVPWLMVPTVIWCALVYSVVVRYEESRLSANFGERYRCYMQTVPRWFGLRDTRAGDGAQAGRWLQGALWVEVHCLLFLILPALKELVV